The genome window CATTTTCTTTTCGGCATGACCCTCACGCTCGTTGGGTTAAATGTGGCAGTCTCAATTTGCTCTTCTTGGGCAAATAAAAATAAACGCGGCATGGCAGTTGGTATCGCTATTGCTGGATCAAGTTTAGGTGGCATCATGTTCCCATTTATTGAACGAGTCTTGTTAATGAATTTGGATTGGCGTGCTACCATGTTTTGCATTGCGTTTGTACCCATGCTATTATTTTTTGTTAGTCTTTTTACAGTATTTGACAATCAACTCGGTAAAAAACAATCAACACAAGCTATAGAAGGAATTGCATATCGGGAGGCAGTACGAAGCGTTCCGTTTTGGGCGTTAGTAATTATTGCTTGTGCAACCTTTTATTCAATCCTTGGTGCGCAGGGTCATTTATTTTTATACACCAGAGGTGTGGGGTTTGACATTGCTAAAGCCGCTAACGCAGTTTCATTATTTTTTACTTTTTCATTGCTGGGTAAATTTATTTTTGGATATTTAGCAGATTTATTTAAAATGCGACTGGTATTTTATGCAAACCTCTCAATCATGCTACTTGGCGGAATATTTTTGACTTCATTAAGCCCATCATTGATTTATCCAGGTATGATTTGCTTTGGGTTAGGGTGGGGTGGAGTTTATACCCTCATTCAATATTCAGTGGTAAGTATTTTTGGATTACGAGACATAGGTAAGATTATAGGCACCATTACCATGCTTGATGCCATAGCGGGTGGGCTGGGTATTTTTCTGAGTGGAGTGATTAAGACCGCTTATAATTCCTATCAGCCAGTCTTTTTGGTCTATGT of Candidatus Methylacidiphilales bacterium contains these proteins:
- a CDS encoding MFS transporter, translating into MYVTSSIKQYSWYAWFIAWFACGMMIVSNGMMITGLSIYDEMLIKEFGWTLSEYKFSNLISLTVAGLCAPFSGYIIDRFGTRVCILIGWTTLAIAYLFFSRIQSIQQLYFVHFLFGMTLTLVGLNVAVSICSSWANKNKRGMAVGIAIAGSSLGGIMFPFIERVLLMNLDWRATMFCIAFVPMLLFFVSLFTVFDNQLGKKQSTQAIEGIAYREAVRSVPFWALVIIACATFYSILGAQGHLFLYTRGVGFDIAKAANAVSLFFTFSLLGKFIFGYLADLFKMRLVFYANLSIMLLGGIFLTSLSPSLIYPGMICFGLGWGGVYTLIQYSVVSIFGLRDIGKIIGTITMLDAIAGGLGIFLSGVIKTAYNSYQPVFLVYVGMIIISLLSLWFVKPISRD